From Nitrospira sp., a single genomic window includes:
- a CDS encoding ferritin-like domain-containing protein, which yields MLVGPDEKVPIARLLTFLEHGERMANECAQAQAALAPDAPSRRFLLSQARQESAHAFVFRGAIAWLAPKHLGAAPFLPALETYRKILDDALARQDLLETVLAEQVILEGLGEAILTRIEDGLVKRAAPFGRLRRILLQQEEAHHGFGRRMLERAMADGRIDAVTLSRRAQDYLALTDQMVLALSDLFETIAEDPTAWAQDVRKFLPEWLVEPRAES from the coding sequence GTGCTGGTAGGCCCCGATGAGAAAGTGCCGATCGCGCGGCTGCTGACGTTTCTTGAGCATGGTGAACGGATGGCGAACGAGTGTGCGCAGGCTCAGGCTGCTTTGGCGCCGGACGCGCCGTCGCGTCGGTTTCTCCTCAGCCAGGCCCGGCAGGAGTCGGCGCATGCGTTCGTGTTTCGGGGGGCCATTGCCTGGCTCGCGCCCAAACATCTGGGCGCCGCGCCGTTTCTTCCGGCCTTGGAAACGTATCGGAAGATACTCGATGATGCATTGGCCCGTCAGGACTTGCTCGAAACCGTCCTGGCCGAGCAGGTCATTCTCGAAGGATTGGGAGAGGCGATTCTCACGCGCATCGAGGACGGGTTGGTGAAACGCGCCGCGCCTTTCGGCCGGCTACGGCGCATCCTGCTGCAGCAAGAAGAAGCCCATCATGGCTTCGGCCGGCGCATGCTGGAACGGGCCATGGCCGATGGTCGTATCGATGCAGTGACCCTGAGCCGCCGTGCCCAAGACTACCTCGCGCTGACCGATCAGATGGTGCTGGCGCTGAGCGATTTATTCGAAACCATCGCCGAAGATCCCACGGCCTGGGCGCAGGATGTCCGGAAGTTTCTGCCAGAGTGGCTGGTGGAACCGAGGGCAGAGTCTTAG
- a CDS encoding DM13 domain-containing protein — translation MNNMNSIKRMVFVVGLMGLPIVSLPACAGMMQDSKGAMMEKGETMTKDGSMTKTDKKMMGQKDGSMMEQKTGMMEGQMAEIRTGMLAGAGSHHAAGTVSVTKDQSGHKTLNLTEILVDQVLDGRVYLAKNGDYRTGIELGKLTQFSGTVDFPIPGTVNLEEYDSVVIWCKKFNVEIGRASFGKATMEAGDAMMDKKEAMMEGKKGMTK, via the coding sequence ATGAATAATATGAACAGCATAAAGAGGATGGTATTTGTGGTGGGGCTGATGGGCTTGCCCATTGTGTCGCTTCCGGCCTGCGCCGGAATGATGCAGGACTCAAAAGGGGCGATGATGGAGAAGGGCGAAACGATGACCAAAGATGGCTCCATGACGAAGACGGACAAGAAGATGATGGGGCAGAAAGACGGCTCGATGATGGAGCAGAAGACCGGAATGATGGAAGGACAGATGGCGGAAATCCGTACCGGCATGCTAGCGGGTGCGGGTAGCCATCACGCAGCCGGGACGGTCTCCGTGACCAAAGATCAGAGTGGTCACAAGACCCTGAACCTGACGGAGATTCTCGTGGATCAGGTACTTGATGGACGGGTCTATCTCGCCAAAAACGGCGATTATCGCACAGGGATCGAGCTGGGAAAGCTGACGCAATTTTCCGGGACGGTCGATTTTCCGATTCCCGGCACGGTTAATCTGGAGGAGTACGACAGCGTGGTGATCTGGTGCAAGAAGTTCAACGTGGAGATCGGCCGCGCGTCCTTCGGGAAAGCAACGATGGAAGCGGGCGATGCGATGATGGACAAGAAGGAGGCGATGATGGAAGGGAAGAAGGGAATGACGAAATAG
- a CDS encoding DUF547 domain-containing protein translates to MRVAMIVLMAVLGGCSTVPTNYRPAMPLASGEFSHQPFDQVLQAHVRDGVVDYPAILDDRRFAQYLDHLDRVDPNSLPKDDRLALWINAYNAYAIKGILDGYSPGTWAGRYRYFIGRTYRAGGASINLYDLERDILIAQFHEPRMHFAIVCASASCPKLQPWAYDRTPLEQQLEQVTRGFINDPSRNRFDRDNRVAYLSKIFDWFMDDFSAHAGSVLRFVARYIADEELAHDLTGNTYRIEYLDYDWSLNGPVPQR, encoded by the coding sequence ATGAGAGTCGCGATGATTGTTCTGATGGCGGTGCTGGGCGGTTGTTCGACGGTGCCCACGAATTACCGCCCAGCCATGCCCTTGGCCTCGGGAGAATTCTCTCATCAGCCGTTCGATCAGGTTTTGCAGGCGCATGTGCGGGACGGGGTGGTGGATTATCCGGCTATTCTGGATGACCGGCGGTTCGCGCAGTATCTGGATCACTTGGACCGTGTCGATCCGAATAGTCTGCCGAAAGACGATCGATTGGCGCTCTGGATCAATGCCTATAACGCCTACGCCATCAAGGGGATCTTGGACGGCTATTCTCCCGGGACGTGGGCCGGGCGGTATCGGTACTTCATCGGGCGGACCTATCGCGCGGGAGGGGCCTCGATCAATCTGTACGATCTGGAGCGGGACATTCTCATTGCGCAATTTCATGAGCCGCGGATGCACTTCGCGATCGTCTGTGCGTCCGCTTCCTGCCCCAAGTTACAGCCCTGGGCCTATGACCGGACACCGTTGGAGCAGCAACTTGAGCAGGTGACGCGCGGGTTTATTAATGATCCGTCCAGGAACCGGTTTGATCGAGACAACAGGGTTGCCTATCTCTCCAAGATCTTTGATTGGTTTATGGACGACTTTTCCGCGCACGCCGGCTCCGTGCTGCGGTTTGTGGCGCGCTATATCGCTGATGAAGAATTAGCTCATGATCTCACGGGAAATACGTATCGCATCGAGTATCTCGACTATGACTGGAGTCTGAACGGTCCCGTACCGCAGAGGTGA
- a CDS encoding TIGR04283 family arsenosugar biosynthesis glycosyltransferase — MVSVIIPAYNEEKALPATLQALVAQPGDYEVILVDGGSADRTAKLAGAVPAVRVLAAPKGRASQMNAGAVIAQGEWLLFLHADTLVPSGAIQRLNEMESETAIQAGGFMHQFSGDDWRLKLISFLDNVRCIRSRIIYGDQALFVRRALFEQLGGFPSRPILEDVAFCERLITVTTPLLLSPPVVTDARKFLKMGVWRSFLRVLLIILHVEFRLPVLPRAFFQDIR, encoded by the coding sequence ATGGTTTCCGTCATCATTCCCGCCTATAACGAAGAAAAGGCGCTGCCTGCGACGCTTCAGGCGCTCGTGGCGCAACCTGGTGACTACGAAGTTATTCTCGTTGACGGCGGGAGCGCAGACCGAACAGCGAAGTTGGCTGGCGCGGTCCCCGCGGTGCGCGTGCTCGCGGCGCCGAAAGGCCGTGCCTCCCAGATGAATGCCGGAGCTGTCATCGCGCAAGGGGAGTGGTTGCTGTTCCTCCATGCGGATACCCTGGTGCCGTCCGGGGCGATTCAGCGGTTAAACGAGATGGAGTCCGAGACGGCGATCCAGGCCGGTGGGTTCATGCATCAGTTTTCTGGTGACGACTGGCGGTTGAAGCTGATCTCATTCTTAGACAACGTTCGCTGTATCCGCAGCCGGATTATCTACGGGGACCAAGCACTCTTTGTCCGCCGCGCCTTGTTTGAGCAACTCGGAGGATTCCCCAGCCGGCCGATTCTTGAAGACGTGGCGTTTTGTGAACGCCTGATCACGGTCACCACTCCGCTGCTGCTGTCGCCGCCCGTCGTCACCGATGCACGGAAGTTTTTGAAGATGGGTGTCTGGAGAAGCTTTCTCCGCGTTCTCCTCATCATCCTCCATGTCGAATTCCGTCTGCCCGTCCTCCCCAGAGCCTTCTTTCAGGATATTCGCTAA
- a CDS encoding methyltransferase domain-containing protein — MPIDEIPQKVSDRYARAASTGEQMCCPTSYDMANLQSFIPEEVLKISYGCGTPAGLKTVSPGETVLDIGSGGGIDCFEASRLVGPTGHVIGIDMTDTMLAIARKHAPVVATNLGYASSNVEFRKGMADAMPVNDGAVDLIISNCVINLAPDKRKVFREMFRVAKPGGRFTISDIVADQPVPQYLVHDAEKWGNCLSGALTLTDYIAGMVGAGFLGIHLLKSSPWQVIDGIHFFSVTLTGFKLPAGAPQSAVRYATLRGPFSRVVDELGTTYSRGIPQPITPDTVCLLSQTPLVSHFILSSAPLWLDRADDRWTAVYPSDAPCLWQGYFAMLAGPFVEAADDDHHVYRRGEPLEICSKTLEVLESDTYVPHFAIINRAGQIVSGDAVTCSPNGDCC; from the coding sequence ATGCCCATAGATGAGATTCCCCAAAAGGTCAGTGATCGCTATGCTCGGGCTGCGTCAACGGGCGAGCAAATGTGTTGCCCGACCAGTTACGACATGGCCAATCTCCAGTCCTTCATCCCGGAAGAAGTCCTCAAGATTTCGTATGGTTGCGGGACGCCCGCCGGGCTCAAGACCGTCTCCCCAGGGGAAACCGTGTTGGATATCGGTTCAGGTGGCGGCATCGATTGCTTCGAAGCCTCCCGGCTCGTCGGCCCCACTGGTCACGTCATCGGGATCGACATGACGGACACGATGCTGGCCATCGCCCGGAAGCATGCCCCCGTCGTCGCAACCAATCTTGGATATGCCTCCTCCAACGTCGAGTTTCGCAAAGGGATGGCAGACGCGATGCCGGTGAACGACGGCGCCGTCGATCTCATCATCTCCAATTGTGTGATCAACCTGGCGCCGGATAAACGGAAGGTCTTCAGGGAAATGTTTCGCGTTGCCAAACCGGGTGGACGATTTACGATCTCCGACATCGTGGCCGATCAGCCCGTTCCGCAGTACTTGGTGCATGACGCTGAAAAGTGGGGCAACTGCCTCTCCGGGGCGCTGACGCTTACCGACTATATCGCGGGGATGGTGGGAGCCGGCTTCCTGGGCATTCATCTGCTCAAGTCCTCGCCCTGGCAGGTGATCGACGGCATTCACTTCTTCTCTGTCACCTTGACGGGATTTAAACTTCCCGCCGGCGCGCCTCAGTCGGCCGTTCGTTATGCCACGCTCCGCGGACCGTTCAGCCGAGTGGTCGATGAACTGGGCACGACCTATTCCCGAGGCATTCCTCAGCCAATCACGCCGGACACTGTGTGCCTCTTGAGCCAGACTCCGTTGGTTTCTCACTTTATCTTGTCCTCCGCCCCCCTGTGGTTGGATCGAGCCGATGACCGATGGACCGCAGTCTATCCGTCAGACGCGCCCTGCCTCTGGCAAGGGTATTTCGCCATGCTTGCCGGACCCTTCGTCGAAGCCGCCGATGACGATCACCATGTGTATCGCCGAGGCGAACCGTTGGAGATCTGTTCGAAGACGCTAGAAGTATTGGAATCCGACACCTACGTTCCTCATTTCGCGATCATCAACCGCGCAGGCCAGATCGTCAGCGGTGACGCTGTCACTTGCTCTCCCAATGGAGACTGTTGCTGA
- a CDS encoding transporter: MSVIAVMGMWGLEVQAADKTDLGPVPSEQNWQVGFTPSYSSGKFGTNTTSSFFYAPLSIRRMFKDGDVTLVIPFVTATSDGRATLVGGNPVVVQDNSGSNSGSGSNSCEPGEDKPSCLTGRRPGQKTTTAGLGDIILRGRYYAVEEGDYMPLIAVTGRMKLPTASASQGLGTGAFDYGAGIEISKMLGDKWIAFLDGGYNVIGDPEGINFQNQHWYDVGAGYYVTKDVLCSVYYEEYRAIARGFVNARDVFVATNYTASSAWRFSGGVTVGLSDGAPAYALTVGTSYRF; encoded by the coding sequence ATGAGTGTGATTGCGGTAATGGGGATGTGGGGCCTTGAGGTACAGGCGGCAGACAAGACTGACCTGGGGCCGGTACCTTCGGAACAGAATTGGCAGGTGGGGTTTACTCCGAGTTATAGCAGCGGGAAGTTCGGAACGAATACGACGAGCAGTTTTTTTTATGCGCCCTTATCAATCAGACGGATGTTCAAAGATGGGGATGTGACGCTCGTGATTCCCTTTGTGACGGCGACAAGTGATGGACGAGCGACGTTGGTCGGAGGAAATCCGGTTGTAGTTCAGGATAATAGTGGAAGTAATAGCGGTTCAGGGTCAAATAGCTGCGAGCCGGGTGAAGACAAGCCGTCCTGTCTGACCGGCCGAAGGCCTGGTCAAAAAACCACTACGGCTGGCCTGGGCGACATCATTCTCAGGGGCCGCTACTATGCCGTCGAAGAAGGCGACTATATGCCGCTGATAGCGGTGACGGGACGGATGAAGTTGCCGACCGCCAGCGCCAGTCAGGGTTTGGGAACCGGCGCGTTCGACTACGGCGCAGGCATCGAAATCTCGAAAATGTTGGGAGATAAGTGGATCGCATTTTTGGATGGCGGGTACAACGTCATCGGCGATCCCGAGGGGATCAACTTTCAGAACCAGCATTGGTATGACGTAGGGGCCGGCTACTACGTCACTAAAGATGTGTTGTGTAGCGTGTATTATGAAGAGTATCGGGCGATTGCCCGCGGGTTCGTGAATGCCCGGGATGTCTTTGTTGCCACGAACTATACGGCCTCGTCGGCCTGGCGTTTTTCAGGCGGAGTCACGGTGGGGCTATCCGACGGTGCGCCAGCCTATGCGCTGACGGTTGGAACCAGCTATCGCTTTTGA
- a CDS encoding sigma-70 family RNA polymerase sigma factor, which yields MMPQDHREGPDDAPLVARSLKQDQEAFGQLIDRHAATIVNLAYRMVGNRAEAEDLAQETFLSAFKSLSTFRADAKFSTWLYRIATNKCKDWLRVKRPGQGLYDVDVDEGLDVHVAEDRTPERLLSQQQVALELEQAIQRLPPLYREAFVLKHVEGLSYEEMQEILGVNGDTLKMRVYKGRVQLSRELTELNPTR from the coding sequence ATGATGCCACAGGATCACCGAGAAGGGCCTGACGATGCCCCGCTTGTGGCGCGCAGCCTCAAGCAGGATCAGGAGGCCTTCGGTCAGCTGATCGATCGCCACGCCGCGACGATCGTCAATCTCGCGTACCGGATGGTCGGGAATCGAGCCGAGGCCGAGGATCTGGCGCAGGAAACATTTCTGTCGGCGTTCAAGTCCCTGTCGACGTTCCGGGCGGATGCGAAGTTTTCAACCTGGCTGTATCGTATCGCCACAAATAAGTGCAAAGACTGGCTGCGGGTGAAACGGCCCGGCCAGGGGCTATACGATGTCGATGTGGACGAGGGGCTGGATGTGCATGTGGCAGAAGATCGAACGCCGGAGCGGCTCCTCTCGCAACAGCAGGTTGCCCTGGAACTCGAACAAGCGATCCAGCGGTTGCCGCCGCTCTATCGCGAGGCCTTTGTGCTCAAGCATGTCGAAGGATTGAGTTACGAGGAAATGCAGGAGATCTTGGGCGTGAACGGCGATACGTTGAAGATGCGAGTCTACAAGGGACGGGTGCAACTCAGCCGCGAACTGACGGAACTGAATCCGACGCGATAG
- a CDS encoding radical SAM protein codes for MGVLRTLYAPVRNLLRGKPLLAVFQVCLRCNSNCGYCNLPLNQGRYEMTRDEIRRVFTGLYRDGVRMVFLQGGEPLLRRDLPEIIEDLAALGFFITLITNGTKLTPPLLDRMAPHRVTISVSLDTLDRERYRQIRGADQLDQVREGIALLQEYPHQKCLVCIVSELNRAEVPAVVRFATEQGFLPVVGAYHWEVGLYGKKDPALMYERQQAGMLFQQLLDEALIPSGSLKRFTEDNVRWLQGHDLEPCDAGRYSIAIDASGNVAPCLSLPCSGNLLTASLSDILAGFDRDEIASCSGRSSCNRLDSRIVGSIVRHPLTALRTPVTL; via the coding sequence ATGGGCGTCCTTCGGACACTCTATGCTCCGGTCCGTAACCTCCTTAGAGGCAAACCGTTGCTGGCCGTCTTTCAGGTGTGTTTACGCTGTAACTCGAATTGCGGGTACTGCAATCTGCCGCTCAACCAAGGCCGTTATGAAATGACCAGAGATGAGATCCGGCGGGTCTTCACCGGGCTCTACCGGGACGGAGTGCGCATGGTCTTCCTCCAGGGCGGGGAGCCGTTGCTCCGCCGCGACCTGCCGGAAATTATCGAGGACCTTGCCGCCCTAGGCTTCTTCATCACCCTCATCACGAACGGCACAAAGTTGACGCCACCGCTGCTGGACAGAATGGCGCCGCATCGGGTGACGATATCCGTGAGCCTGGATACGCTGGATCGCGAACGGTACCGGCAGATTCGCGGTGCCGATCAACTCGATCAGGTGCGTGAGGGGATCGCATTGCTCCAAGAGTATCCGCATCAGAAGTGTCTGGTGTGCATTGTGAGCGAACTGAATCGAGCCGAGGTTCCCGCGGTCGTCCGATTTGCAACGGAGCAAGGATTTCTGCCGGTGGTCGGCGCCTATCATTGGGAGGTGGGACTGTACGGGAAGAAGGATCCGGCGTTGATGTACGAGCGGCAACAAGCCGGCATGCTCTTCCAGCAGTTGCTCGATGAGGCGCTGATCCCATCGGGATCACTGAAGCGCTTTACGGAAGACAATGTTCGCTGGTTGCAGGGGCATGATTTGGAGCCCTGTGATGCGGGGCGCTATAGTATCGCCATCGATGCGTCCGGCAACGTGGCGCCCTGTCTCTCCTTGCCCTGTTCCGGAAATCTGCTGACGGCCTCCTTGAGTGATATTCTCGCAGGGTTCGATCGGGACGAGATTGCAAGCTGTTCGGGAAGATCATCCTGCAATCGGCTCGACAGCCGGATTGTCGGATCGATTGTGCGGCATCCACTCACAGCGCTGCGCACGCCGGTCACGTTGTGA
- a CDS encoding redoxin domain-containing protein, producing MVIIVGIVLGTIVQYVNSPQEVHALTGMQVPEITSSAWINSEPQSLSGLRGKVVLVEFWTFDCYNCRNVEPQVKQWHQQYADRGLVVIGIHSPEFAYEKDIDAVTRYVRDHGIRYVVAVDNDFVNWDRFGNRYWPAMYLVDKQGVVRYVRVGEGGYAQTQRVIETLLKEDFSHETPKK from the coding sequence GTGGTCATAATTGTCGGAATCGTATTGGGAACCATCGTCCAGTACGTGAACTCGCCTCAGGAGGTCCATGCCTTGACCGGAATGCAGGTGCCGGAGATCACGAGCTCGGCCTGGATCAATTCAGAGCCTCAATCGCTCAGTGGTCTCCGTGGCAAAGTGGTCCTGGTCGAGTTCTGGACCTTTGACTGCTACAACTGCCGAAATGTGGAACCCCAGGTGAAGCAATGGCATCAGCAGTACGCGGATCGCGGACTCGTGGTCATCGGCATCCATTCCCCGGAGTTCGCGTACGAAAAGGACATCGATGCCGTGACACGCTATGTCAGGGATCACGGCATCCGCTACGTCGTGGCCGTGGATAACGATTTCGTTAATTGGGATCGCTTCGGCAACCGCTATTGGCCGGCGATGTACCTCGTCGATAAACAAGGGGTAGTCCGCTATGTGCGAGTGGGTGAGGGAGGGTACGCCCAGACGCAACGGGTCATCGAAACCTTGCTGAAGGAAGACTTTTCGCATGAGACGCCTAAAAAGTGA
- a CDS encoding DUF5666 domain-containing protein has translation MKRTLNMVYFVGAIGLVGMLWGCGSGGGNGAPAASGTGSANGTAAASGTVTGFGSVYVNGKKFETSGASFIVDGQSGSQSDLKLGMTVAVIGSVTGDQRSAVSVRQRDAVEGLVQSVAVDGLSLVVMGQTVLIDNTTLIDNSIPAQSVRNLVVGTDFVEVNGHIRPNGVIQATFIEKKPAGTVTPEVRGFVKSHNEGARTFQIGNLTVIYTAALINDMPNPAGNAWNGLLVEAKGTGAGSFNPTTTTLTASKVEPENQGVQQADEFEVEGFVMQVLGPGDFFIGSTRVQTTLNTVFRGGTIDEIIVGAKLSAEGRLANGIVTAKHVKFHEGVRLEGNIASINTGTGTINVTGLSGVTVTVDSQTEVKTDTGASLNDLSVGDHVRVRGRLNGTTGMIATRVEQRSATDDVDLQGPVWAVSNPNLTILGVSVNTSGISEDEFKGLNDQPIGRAAFFNAVKVSTLVKVKGRIVGGVVAWREAELED, from the coding sequence ATGAAACGAACACTTAATATGGTGTATTTCGTCGGCGCGATCGGGCTTGTCGGAATGTTGTGGGGGTGTGGAAGCGGAGGGGGAAACGGGGCGCCGGCAGCGAGTGGCACTGGTAGTGCCAACGGCACGGCTGCCGCTTCCGGTACCGTCACCGGGTTCGGCAGCGTCTACGTCAACGGCAAGAAATTCGAGACCTCAGGCGCGTCGTTCATCGTTGACGGTCAGTCTGGAAGCCAGAGTGACTTGAAGTTGGGGATGACGGTCGCGGTCATAGGGTCTGTGACGGGAGATCAACGGTCAGCCGTTTCGGTTCGCCAGCGAGATGCTGTGGAAGGGTTGGTTCAGTCGGTGGCTGTAGACGGTTTGAGCCTCGTGGTCATGGGGCAGACCGTACTGATCGATAATACGACCCTAATCGACAACAGTATTCCAGCCCAGTCGGTGCGCAATCTGGTAGTAGGAACGGACTTCGTCGAAGTGAACGGACATATTCGCCCCAACGGCGTAATCCAGGCGACCTTCATCGAAAAGAAGCCGGCGGGAACCGTGACGCCGGAAGTGCGCGGTTTTGTGAAGAGTCACAATGAGGGCGCCAGAACATTCCAGATCGGTAATCTGACGGTGATCTATACGGCCGCGCTTATCAACGATATGCCGAATCCAGCAGGCAATGCCTGGAACGGCCTGCTGGTCGAAGCCAAGGGGACCGGCGCCGGCAGCTTCAATCCGACGACAACCACCCTCACGGCGTCGAAGGTCGAGCCAGAGAATCAGGGTGTGCAGCAGGCGGATGAATTTGAAGTCGAAGGATTTGTGATGCAAGTGCTTGGGCCGGGAGACTTCTTCATCGGTTCGACGCGTGTGCAAACGACCTTGAACACGGTATTTCGAGGCGGTACGATCGATGAGATCATCGTCGGCGCGAAGCTGTCTGCCGAAGGCCGGCTCGCCAACGGCATCGTGACGGCCAAACACGTCAAATTCCACGAAGGGGTGCGGCTGGAGGGGAACATTGCTTCGATCAATACTGGAACCGGCACCATCAACGTTACGGGTCTGTCCGGTGTGACGGTGACGGTGGATAGCCAGACAGAGGTGAAGACGGATACCGGAGCATCATTGAATGACCTGTCGGTGGGTGATCATGTGCGGGTTCGTGGACGGTTGAACGGAACGACCGGGATGATCGCGACGCGGGTCGAGCAGCGGTCGGCTACTGACGATGTGGATTTGCAGGGACCGGTGTGGGCGGTCTCCAATCCGAACCTGACCATCCTGGGGGTGTCCGTGAATACGTCGGGGATCTCCGAGGATGAGTTCAAGGGACTCAACGATCAGCCCATCGGCCGCGCCGCGTTCTTCAATGCGGTGAAGGTAAGTACCCTCGTCAAGGTGAAGGGGCGGATCGTAGGGGGCGTGGTAGCCTGGCGGGAAGCTGAGTTGGAAGACTAG
- a CDS encoding beta-propeller fold lactonase family protein: MRKMYVRVMALVLALSGGLIGNVFADQKGQMVYTMSNASSGNAVLAFEQRGDTLVPAGSFPTQGVGSGGGLGNQGAIVLSEDGETLFAVNAGSDEVSVFRVRADGLVLADKVSSGGVRPISIAVHEDWVYVLNAGGSGIGNIAGFVLTSRDTLKPIPGSTRPLSGPATAPAQVEFNPEGDTLVVTEKATRIIDTYTVDDYGIATGPVSHASSGITPFGFSFNKRGVLIVSEAFGGAANASAVSSYALHEGSLRLLSASVPDLQSAVCWIVVTKNGKFAFGSNTGSNNISSYRVGRDGTLTLLASVAASTGAAPIDMALRGNSKFLYVLNSTAHTIDVLRVDRGNGQLTPVTSVAGLPAGANGLVAR, from the coding sequence ATGAGAAAGATGTACGTGCGCGTGATGGCACTCGTATTGGCATTGTCCGGAGGGTTGATCGGCAACGTCTTTGCCGATCAGAAGGGGCAGATGGTATACACCATGTCGAATGCCTCGTCCGGGAATGCTGTTTTGGCGTTTGAGCAGCGTGGCGACACATTGGTTCCGGCCGGGAGTTTTCCCACTCAAGGCGTCGGCTCAGGGGGTGGGCTTGGTAATCAAGGGGCGATCGTGCTGAGTGAAGATGGAGAGACGCTCTTTGCCGTCAATGCCGGAAGCGACGAGGTGTCGGTATTTCGTGTCCGTGCCGATGGCCTAGTCCTGGCCGATAAGGTGAGTTCGGGCGGTGTGCGCCCGATCAGCATCGCCGTGCATGAGGACTGGGTCTATGTGTTGAATGCGGGCGGAAGCGGCATAGGCAATATTGCGGGATTCGTCTTGACGAGCCGCGATACGTTGAAGCCCATCCCTGGATCGACCCGTCCGCTCAGCGGTCCGGCAACGGCGCCGGCACAAGTCGAATTTAATCCCGAAGGAGACACGCTGGTGGTGACGGAAAAAGCCACTCGGATCATCGACACCTATACGGTGGATGATTATGGTATCGCGACTGGCCCGGTCTCTCATGCCTCGTCCGGCATCACCCCGTTCGGATTTTCGTTCAATAAGCGAGGGGTTCTCATCGTCAGCGAGGCGTTCGGTGGAGCAGCCAACGCCAGCGCGGTTTCTTCATACGCGCTCCACGAGGGTTCCTTGAGGCTCCTCAGCGCCTCAGTCCCAGACTTACAATCGGCGGTGTGTTGGATCGTCGTCACCAAGAACGGCAAATTTGCCTTCGGCAGCAACACCGGCAGCAACAACATTTCCAGTTACCGCGTCGGGCGGGACGGGACACTGACCTTGCTCGCGTCTGTGGCCGCCTCGACCGGAGCCGCCCCTATCGATATGGCCTTGAGAGGAAACAGTAAGTTCCTCTATGTCCTCAATTCGACGGCACATACCATTGACGTGTTGCGTGTCGATCGCGGCAATGGGCAGCTCACTCCTGTGACGAGCGTGGCTGGTCTGCCCGCAGGGGCGAACGGTCTGGTGGCCAGGTAA
- a CDS encoding inorganic phosphate transporter, whose product MDISLRAFALVFALAFANGANDVSKAIATLVGSGVTDSRSAIAWGAVWTVIGAAAVAFVASAMVKTFSHGLVQAGTIIEPAATLAVLTGAMAWVLFASRTGLPVSPTHALTGAIVGTGFVAFAGDGLIWPAIGKKIALPLLLSPFLALTVSLLIHPDVRALARKWEGSCLCVMPASRALVAIDPRGGTRTLFQTTHFGQPVIAVPSQCDRAGLQGLVVGLDTIHWSSSGLASFARGTNDAPKIVAMLLLGSATAAWPSTSSQLAAFGGVALAMGLGSYFGGLRVTEVLAEKVTRMDHAEGLSANLTTSLLVLVSGTLGLPVSTTHVSSSAIIGIGLLKGLNVIRWTTVRDMVLAWAVTLPASALLACIAYLILTRIL is encoded by the coding sequence ATGGACATCTCCCTGCGCGCCTTCGCTCTCGTGTTCGCTCTCGCCTTCGCAAACGGAGCCAACGACGTCTCGAAAGCGATCGCGACCTTAGTTGGCAGCGGGGTCACCGATTCTCGGTCGGCTATCGCCTGGGGCGCTGTCTGGACCGTGATCGGAGCAGCGGCGGTGGCCTTTGTTGCGAGTGCGATGGTGAAGACCTTCAGCCATGGCCTCGTCCAGGCCGGCACGATCATCGAACCGGCCGCTACCCTGGCGGTCCTAACCGGGGCGATGGCGTGGGTCCTCTTCGCTTCGCGCACGGGCCTCCCTGTCTCACCGACTCATGCGCTCACCGGGGCCATCGTCGGCACCGGCTTCGTCGCCTTCGCCGGAGACGGATTGATCTGGCCCGCGATCGGGAAAAAGATTGCCCTTCCGTTGTTGCTCAGTCCGTTCCTCGCCCTCACGGTCTCTCTGCTCATCCATCCAGATGTTCGCGCGCTCGCGAGGAAATGGGAAGGGTCCTGCTTGTGCGTGATGCCGGCCTCTCGGGCGCTGGTGGCGATCGATCCTCGTGGGGGAACGAGGACCTTGTTTCAAACCACACACTTCGGACAGCCGGTGATCGCGGTGCCTTCTCAATGCGACCGCGCCGGCTTACAGGGGCTGGTCGTGGGACTCGATACGATTCACTGGAGCTCCAGCGGCCTTGCGTCGTTTGCCCGCGGCACGAACGACGCGCCGAAGATCGTGGCGATGCTTCTGCTCGGCAGTGCGACCGCCGCATGGCCCAGCACCTCGTCCCAGCTTGCCGCCTTCGGAGGGGTCGCCCTGGCGATGGGACTGGGCAGTTACTTCGGAGGGCTGCGCGTTACTGAAGTGCTCGCCGAAAAAGTCACGCGCATGGACCATGCGGAAGGATTATCTGCAAACCTGACCACGTCTTTACTGGTCCTGGTCTCGGGAACACTGGGGCTGCCAGTCTCGACGACCCACGTCAGCAGCTCGGCCATTATCGGAATCGGCCTTCTCAAAGGCCTGAACGTCATACGCTGGACGACGGTTCGCGACATGGTCCTGGCCTGGGCGGTGACACTGCCCGCGTCGGCTCTCCTCGCTTGTATCGCCTATCTCATCCTCACCAGAATTCTGTAG